GATGGAGAAAATGCCTGGGAGAATTCTGGCTCTGGCAGTAGTTGGagtagaaaattatttcaggtcAGACTTCTTCCCTCcaaatgtttctgtgttttctctggCCTTGAAAAATGCCATAGGTGTTTATGTTAATTCCTTCTAGCAAAGACTGGAGTATAAGAGGTATTCCCAGGACTGGAACACTTTTTATACAGAAACAGAAGCAAAGGTCCATCCAGACTGTCACCCCAGTCTTACTTTACTCTTTTTAGGTCTCTCCAAGTTCAGCCAAAACAAAGGCTGCGACAGACAGCAGCAAGTGGGAATCAAGAGAAACGGggaaaaaggagtaaaaaagaGGTTAAGGATTCTGGCCTGGACTTATCCAGAATGGATGTAAAAGAAGTGAGTGCTTTTAAAACACATGCAGCCATCATCTCTTGTCTCCCAATATTTGAACATTTGGCCCAGTCACACAGTTTTTTGGGTGGGAGTATGTGGCTTTCATTATTCATTAGTCCATCAGTCTGTGGACAGAGCTCTTTGGGTTCAGCTCCCCACTGCTTAGTCATGTACCTGTTCCCACACAGACTGATGTGTCTCATTCACCCGGATACTGATGTCAGTCTCAGCACCTCTTGCCCTTCATGGCCCATTGGCAAAGCCCACTGGTGGTGGCCTGTTCATAACAAGAGCCACAgaggagctgaggcagctcAGAGGACACTGAGGTGCTATTAACTGTCAGGAGACAGACTGCCCCATAATACTTCAGTGTCTTAAGTTAACTGTTCCCAAAATAGAGAGAGAGCGAAGGTTCTTGTCCTACAGCAGGATGTTTGTGACCCTTTTATGCTTCAGATGAAAATGGAATTTGATGCAACAAGACTGATTGTGCCATTTGTTGTTCCCAATGGTGATACAGGCCCTGGTGGATCTGCAGCTGAGCACACAAGTCCAAATCAGCATTTTTGAGAGCAGTGAAGAGCTTGGGGAGTATGCCACTATGTTCACAAAAGCTGTGGCTGAGGCACCATACAAGTGAGTAAGCAGAGGAGGTTTGGCCCTACCTTTGGAGAGGCTGCACTTTCAGCTACTGGGAAGGAATAGCAGGTACAACACTGGGTATAATGGTTCTTAAAGGTGCAGGTGACAGAGCATCTGCTATTGCAGCTCCTTCAACACAGGACTTATTCTTGAAATTGATGTCCTGCCCACAGAGGGGTCAGGATAGACCCTAGTTTCATGGTcacaggctggtttgggttggaagggaccttaaagatcatctaatccaaccccctgccatgggcagggacaccttccactacactGGGTTGCTTAGCGCTCCATCTAGCCTGGCActgaacacttctagggatggagTATTCACAACTTCTTTGGGTATCTGCATCTTCTTTGGGCAATTTGTTCtggtgcctcaccaccttcagGTTTCACACTGGAGCGTTGACATCAAGTAGAGCTCTTGTTCTGGGTCAGATTTTTGGAGTGGGAAGGGAATGCAAGTAAGGTTGGCTCTTAGAGTGtcagcttttcttcttcattgTGTAACCAAGAGACATGCCTGAGAATGAACCACTTGACTCTTTCCATTGATAAGGGAGGCCAGCAGCTTGTTGCATAGTGATAGCTAAGAAAGCCATCTTGGGAAGTCTCATGCAATCCTGGCATTCctgtcacagcagctgctggattttcaTGTCAGCCATGATAAGAGATGAGCTGTCATTAAAAATGACATCTAAAAGTGCTTTATTATGGTTGACAGCCATAAGGTGAATTCTTGTTTACCACTTTGTCTGCAAGTTGGCTTGTGTCAGAATTGCTGCTGACTACaagattgtttctttttcagtagcAATCTGGGTCTTAAAGAAGTTGGTACTCCTTGTAAAGAAAACAGGGTCAAATTATTCATGTTTCCTTTGATGGCAGTTGTGTCTCTGACAGTTCAGATGAGGGATGGAACTCTGGCTCTGTGACTTCAGATGGCAGGGACAGGATTTTCTTCACAGCCTCATTGTCTCATTTGCTTCCTCATTCCTTGTTCTCCCTAGGCGAGAGCGAGAGAACACAGGGTTCCCTTTCTACTTGGAGAAGGACTGTTGCAGAGGGGTGAAGGTGGATTCTTCCGGAAAGGGTCTCTTGAAAGTTTGGAAGAGGCAGATACAGCAATTTAACCGTGTCAGCTCTGAGATGGCTGAGGCTATCGTGTCTGCCTACCCCTCTCCCCAGCTTCTGATCCAGGTGAGGATGCCCCAGGGATACCCAGTACTGTGTGCAGGTAGCCAGCTCATGCAGGGAGTGGAAGAAGTAATTTAATCAGTATTAAATTAGACACAGTGATTCTGCATGAGTGGTTCAGTAACTTAGCGAAGGAACTGATTCCTTGGCATCCACTGTTAAGGCTTCCCAATGAGGAAGTAGCACTGGCTCCACTCTCCAAGCTCACAGATGGGATTTGGACAGAGACCAGGTGAAAAATGAGTGGAAAATGTGGAAGGGCAGAGCAGGTACAGGTGCATAGCTTTGATTGGTTTTTTGAGCAATGGATGCAAGCGGGTGATCCCATTGTTGCCTTTGTGTTACTTTTAGGCCTATGAGAGATGCTCTTCGGATCAGGAGCGGGAGAACATGCTGGCCAATATCCCTGTGCACCGTGGGGAGGGGGTGACGGCCACCTCCCGGCGCATTGGGCCGGATCTATCCCGACGCATATATCTGCAGATGACTTCCCATGATCCTGACCTCTGTCTGGATTTTACTGGGTAGCACAGTGAAAAGAGTTGTACTGTTTGTTCAGTTAAGTGTTCAGTTTTGGATTTCACTGGGTAGCTCCAGGGAATAAGGGTTTTTACCATTTGTCTGGTCAAGTTTTCAGTCTTCTTCTGTGAAGAAGTGCTTAGATAACACTCACTGATCCTTGTTTAAAGACTTGAAGCACATTTAGACTTTACTGTGGCAGGAAAAAAGTTGGATAAATTTGCTGAATAGCAGGAGTTTACACAAGAAAGATGGTGAACATCTTCCCTAAGCACATGAGTTGCACACAGCTTATATAGTACTgatattgttttatttgtttttctataaaataaataattttgaagaataACCTTTGGTTCTTAACATGGCGTCTTGAATATAGACTGGTATGTCCTCTGTTGAAAGGAATACTTCCTGTTGCTCTCCTGAACTGCAAGGACTTACCTTCTCCCTCCTTTGGGACAAATACTGAAGCTAGAGCACCATGGTGCTGCCCCCCCAGCACCTGCTCTAGCGAGGTGAAAGAACTTTACATCACAAAATGTTGTTCTGCTGTAGCAGGTGGGAATGAGTAAGACTAATTTTCAGATACAAGTTTAGAGTGCTCTGATTCAGTCTCCAGACAGCTTAATCTAGAGAGAGTCTTGAAATCTGATTATATGTGCTGGAATTAGGAGGTCTAAACAGTTGGCggaaaaatcttccttttaatTAGATTGGGGATCACGGCCTGTCCATGCAGCCATCAGCACTTGTGTGCACACAAGGATAGTTGAGGGTTTTTTGTAACAGCATTGCTGAGATGAGCCCTCAGAGAATTAAACTGCATCCCATGTGTGGAAGTTAACTCTTTGGAACCCTGCTGCCTCCAGTGGAAAAATCCATACCTGCCCTACTCATTCCAGGCATCCAGCTGGAGCCCTGGCCTGACCAGAAGTGCTGCTGACCTGAATCTATAAACTCTGTAAGCCCGAGCTCACCAACCCATGCAACACTCATCTGGATGCTGGCAGGAAGGGCTGCAtgaaggaaacattgctttagATGCTGTTTGTAATTTTCCTGAACGTTTCTGGATAGAAAGTAAGGATATTTTGAAGAATGGGATGAGTTAGACACCCAAAGCAAAGCTTAAAGGTGTTTGAAGGAAGCTTTGAAAACATGCACCCTCCTAAGGCAGAGGCagcctttccttcctttaaTCTGGtacttgtgctgctgctctctcctgtGTGACATTCAGGCAACCACAATCTTACCACTGGattacagaaaaatgaaggtTTACTGCTGTGATAATTTCCCCATAGCACTGCTCCTGGCAGCAATAATCCCAGGTATGAGAAGAGGGAACGATTCTGGAGACCAGTGTAGAATGTCTCAGTAGAGTCTGTAGCACAGATATTCTCTGAAACTTGCACTTCATTTTAAATACTCACGAAGCCCTTAAGGATATGAAAAACTTCTGCTTGATGGAAGttaaggaaattttaaaattaattatttttagtaattttaaaggaaattctCAATAATTCACAGACTATTGCAGAGGTGAGTTTTCCTTTTGAGGTGGAAACCACCAAACCTCCCAGCCTTCCCCCAGCCTGAGGCGTcccctttcctgccagcagtgctcccaCAGTGCCACCCAGcgctgcttctgcagctgcagcaggcaggaattATTCCCATGTACTTGGAAATCATTTGTGGCTGTTCCTAAAAGGcctaattaaaattaaaactatgTTAACAACATAAACATCCAGTTCAGACAAATTGCTGTGAAAACTGTTGTATTGaaaattttcagcttctttcaATAGCACATCAGCCTCTTTGCTCCAACATAGGGATGCACAGCCATCCTACATGCCTGCCATTGTTCTTGGAGTGGGGCCTTGGTGTATTATTCCCGTAATGCCATACCACCATTTTTAGCATGAACAGAAATGAGAGCAAGGAATGAATATGTATTAAAAACCTTCCACCTCTAGCTCACAGCTACAGCTGTCTCATCCAGATGATGTGAGGGCTGcttgttcccattcccatagACTGTCAGCTTCCTGTACCTCACAATCCAGGTGGACACAACTTGGAGGCAAGGAGTGGTAACAAGTTTAGGTTAACGTGCACAAGTAATGGGAGTTACAGGCCAACTGAGAGACATGCACAACAAAGATAGTTTGAACAAtagctctgctctgtggagtGGACCAGCAAACCAACGCTGACTGGTTCAAAGCAGTTTCATCAGAACACAATTCCATAGGAATTCTGGCTGCGTAGAAGATGGAAGGAGATGCTGACGAAGCAAGTGCCCATCCAGGACAATCACTGGTGTGAGTTGTGCTGTAGCATGCTCTGCAGGGTTTTGTggttctgcagagcagccaccaCATCCTCGTAGAGGGTGTTCACGCTGACGCACAGAGGTTGATGCTGCAGCTCCGTCAGCTTGCAGGCAGCCAGAGTACAGAGGATGCAGAACAGCACAAAGAGCAGGACTCTCAGCACTGACCGTGACCATGAGGGCTTGTGCcggaggggctgagggggacGGGAGCTGGAGGCCGGCTCTGCAGTGAGAACATGAACAGGACAGAATGTGAGGAATTAATCAACTATAACAGGCTATCCTCACAAACAAACTGTTCAAGTAAGATACTTAATCCTCTGCTgcacttggcttttttttgtgaattttcatTACTTAGCTCTGATAAATAAGTAGATGTGCAGGATGTAACTGCTTAGAATGAAAAGTTTCAGATCCAATTTCATGGGCAGCAGTGAAGAGGTTGTAAAGCACCTCTGTGTTGCAAAAGATCTGATTATGCAAATGTAGCTCAGTagacttaagaaaaaaatgagtggAGGGAAGTTCTCATTAGGAACAGCTGGAGAACTTCCTGACTTGTAGCTCCACAGTTCATGGGAACACAGGAAAAGGGGTaaagggcacagcagcagagtttCTCAGAACTCCTGTAAGTTCCACCCTACTGTCTCCCACCATCTCTCACTCTCCCAGTACCTGGGCTGCATGAAAGCAATTCGGGCAGCATCACAATCTGATGACAATGAAACCTGACACAATCCCACCCAAAATGGACACTACTTACTTCGGGTGTGCactgtttccttttttgttttcttttccatctcctgTTTTGCAGCTTTCTGAGCATCGTACTCCCGCCTTCTGCgctctttttcctctgccttctctCGCTTCCGCAGTTCTCTCTCCAGAGCCTCTTTTGCTCGCTGTTCTGCTTCACGCTTCTTCTCCATTTCTGGGGGTTAACAGCAAGTTTTCCCCTTTTATGTAAAGGGTTGTCATTGCCATTTTCCTTATTACCTTATTATCCTAACTGGAATGAGGAAACCAATTAAACAACTATcctcttttttatatttttatttagtattACATACCTTgcattttgctgtgcttttcttcatgttttataGGTAACCTATAGCACATTCCATCTAGAGATTTAACTATTCCTCAGGCCAAGAAATCACATACACTACTCCCCTGCTATATTTCTCCCTCCAGCCCTTTTACCCTGCTATTCCCTGAGTACTTTGGGTTTGGGTGGCTACAAGTATGTGTTAGACAGCAGCTTATTAGATGGTGATCAGAATTTTTGGATGTGTTAGACAGACCAAGAGCAGTCCCAGACAGCACATGGGGGCTCTTTGTCCCTACCTCTCTCTGCCTGGAGTTTCCGCTGCCGTTGTCGATCTTGCTCAGACTGGATTGCTTTCATGTGCTCCAGTACCTTAAATAGCCAAGAAAACAACCTGAGGGCTGTGCAGAAGCCTAGTGGCACAGTCAGTTCAGATCAGAACAGATGGAGTATGGCTTAGaacaggcagctggggctgacCCCCAACCCTCACCTATCCCTACAGCTACAGCACTGAAAAGAACTTACAACTTGTGCGAGTCTCTgttgttaaaaaacaaatactcccattaaaaacaaacatggCAAACTGGCGTTCAGTGATACCAAGGATCACAGAACATTTCTATTTATGTTTGCCATAACTTCTCCAGAGCTTTTTGTACTATCAGTACATGCATGGATTATTATGTCTGATTATGCCTCTATTTTCTTGGGAACCAGCATTTAATCTTAACTCCACTAATGGAGAAGCATCCTCCTCAGCCAGGTGTTTGCTCTCCACAGCTACAGCAATAGGGGAGTCAGTGCAGTGGACCTGTACCTCACTCCTGAAGAAACTtcaggctcctgcagcagatGCCCACCTTGCTAAGCAGAGGAAGAATCACTGGCAAAgccatgaaaggaaaaaaaaaattagaataaaaacagACTCCTTACCTTGACAGCAGCCTGCTTACACTGCTTCTCATCCAGACAGTCTCCTGCCACTTTAGCCAGGACAGGATCCAGGGGATTGTCCTTCAGATCCAGCCACTTCAGGTTCTGCAAAAAGGCACAACAAAGGGGAGGCTGTAAGAGCACAGCAGTCTTGGAATTATTTAAGAGATccaaagcagaagcaaagaaCTGCTTAGTTTTCACATTAATGAAACAGGTACAGAAGATGAGCAGAGATGTTTTCAGTAGACTGAGAGGATTTTCACTGACCTGTGGTGCAGACCCAGTTGAATTTTGGAATGAGTAGTCAGCAGGATGTATGCTTTACCAGAGAAATCAACTTGAGCAGGATCACAAGACCCTGGGCTGCATCCCAAAGCTTTACATAATTGCCCAGCAAACAGTTTTACCTTGAGCTGTGCAAAGCTGACTGGCAGGGTGACCAAGCGGTTGTTCAGAAGGTCCAGGTGCTGCAGATTGACCAGGCGGCCAAAGTCCAAGGGCAGCTGCTGCAACCGATTTTTACTCAAATCCAGTTTCACCAGATGCATCAAACTGCAGAAGTCTGactaaaacccaaacaaagaaaacccagAGAAAGCTGGTCAGCACCTTTATGGAAGAACCTGAGTGGGAAGTATGTGGAGACAGCCTGCACCTCACATCAGGCACAAATCCTTGACTTACTACAGGACTGTGATGGAGCAAAATCGCTCTCCTCCTTTGCTTTGGAAGATGGAGGTGAGACACAGTGGGACAGATATGACAGACTGAGAAGGTTATGGATGACAATATGACAGGACCAAACCCAAGTTTCCACTGCTGATGAAACTCCTCTGTATTCACCTGGGGATGCTCTGGAAGGAATGTACTGCAATCTTCACACAGTTCAACCCTGTACTCTCTCCTGCCTCAGCCAAATCCACTGCCAGCATTGACCTGTCACTGACAACTGAGTCATTCAGCCAACCCAGGGCAGCGAAAGTGCCAGTTCCACAGTGCCTGGTGAGCCTCTACTGAAGCACCAGCTatctttccaaatatttccCAGCAGACTCATCCCCACAGAGGCTCTCTAGCACCTTACCGGCAAGGAAATGAGATTGTTACAGGACAAATCCAAGACTGTAGCTTTCGGAAGAGCGGCCTGAAAGACAAATAAGGCACTGAATGAACATGGAGGTTCACCCGACCCCCTCTGACACCTGTTCTGCTTCGGCCTCTGCGGTTTCTCCCGCGTCAGTCTGTACATCCCCCGCTGCTGCTCCGAGGTCACGTCATCTCCGGATCCATCTCTGTGTCCAAAAAGGTTCTTATCCCGGGACAGCAGTGACTAGCGGCTGCCGGGCCCGCGGGACACAGAACCTCACTGCTTTAAATACCTGCAGGCCACGTCACAAGCCCCCAGCACATCCGGCTCCCCTACGCTGCTCCTTCCCGAGGACCGGGAGGCGGTCCCCATCCCCGCCGGGGGGCCTACGGCCGGAGACTCACCAACTCCCGCACCGGCACCTCGTTCAGGTCGCAGAGGCTCAGGTCCAGCTCGTTCCCGTCCAGCTTGTCCttcaggctgagccccttcccactGCCCCGCGACATGGCTCCGTCGGCGGCTGCCCACGAGGGATGCGGCTCGGCACGGGGAGGCGGCGCGGTTCGGTTTGGAGCGGCTCAGCACAGCCCGGCGCAGCCCAGCCCGTCCCGGCCCATCCCGGCGTGGCACGACCCGGCTCCGCCACACACTTCCGCGGCCACGTCTGCGCGGGCCCCGCCAgcggccgccgcggggccgAGCGCGCCCACTGCCggcccggagcggggccgcACCGCCCGCACCGGCACCGGGGCCGCAAAATGCCTACAAATTGTCTTAAGAAAGAATGTTATCTGATGTTTGATCTCTGTGTACTTTCAAACccaagcaaaaagaaaggagaTTTAATCCCCGAAGCAGAGAACAGCTAATAAGCGCGAATCGCGTAGAAAGACAAATTACTTGTTGGTAGAATTGTCTTGTCAGTGTTTAAGGCTTGATCCTACGGTCTCAGACTTAATGGGAGGTTAACAAAGCTTGGGAAGAAGGATGTACTACTGATGGCAGGAACAAGGAATGCAGGATTTATGGGCTACAAGGACATTAGGCAGAATCCCCAAGATAAGGAAGAAACGAATAAAGCTGACTCAGCAATTGGGTTGAATCACCTCCAAGCAGATAAAAGGTAGTTCTGTCAGGGGCAGATTGTGACCACCTACTCATGGCCACAGACCCAAGAAACCCACCAAcccaaaagaaaagagagaccAAGACTGTGGACTAATTAGTATGGGAAGCGAATAAATCATTAAGCTTTGGAAGATGGAATACTAATTGATATGAGAACTAGGTAACTTGTAGCCAATGAACATTAATGCCTTTTGTTtgctaaaatatataaatagtcAAAAGTTTTGACAGTTGTCATGCTGGCTTTGTGGATTTGCCATCCAGTGCAGAActgtaaataaatcaaataCCTCAACTCTGGGT
This genomic window from Vidua chalybeata isolate OUT-0048 chromosome 19, bVidCha1 merged haplotype, whole genome shotgun sequence contains:
- the LRRC59 gene encoding leucine-rich repeat-containing protein 59 isoform X2; protein product: MHLVKLDLSKNRLQQLPLDFGRLVNLQHLDLLNNRLVTLPVSFAQLKNLKWLDLKDNPLDPVLAKVAGDCLDEKQCKQAAVKVLEHMKAIQSEQDRQRQRKLQAEREMEKKREAEQRAKEALERELRKREKAEEKERRRREYDAQKAAKQEMEKKTKKETVHTRKPASSSRPPQPLRHKPSWSRSVLRVLLFVLFCILCTLAACKLTELQHQPLCVSVNTLYEDVVAALQNHKTLQSMLQHNSHQ
- the LRRC59 gene encoding leucine-rich repeat-containing protein 59 isoform X1, with translation MSRGSGKGLSLKDKLDGNELDLSLCDLNEVPVRELAALPKATVLDLSCNNLISLPSDFCSLMHLVKLDLSKNRLQQLPLDFGRLVNLQHLDLLNNRLVTLPVSFAQLKNLKWLDLKDNPLDPVLAKVAGDCLDEKQCKQAAVKVLEHMKAIQSEQDRQRQRKLQAEREMEKKREAEQRAKEALERELRKREKAEEKERRRREYDAQKAAKQEMEKKTKKETVHTRKPASSSRPPQPLRHKPSWSRSVLRVLLFVLFCILCTLAACKLTELQHQPLCVSVNTLYEDVVAALQNHKTLQSMLQHNSHQ